Sequence from the Pirellulales bacterium genome:
AAGCGGCCGACGCGGGCCTCGATCTGGCGAATCTGCTCTTCGTCCAGCCCGCCGGTTTGGTCCTTGCGGTAACGCGTGATGAACGGAACGGTGTTCCCGGCGTCGAGCAAGCGCACCACGTGCTCGACACGTTCCAAGGGGAGAGTGAGGGCGTGGGCGACGGAAGCCAGATCGATGGTAGTCGTATAGCCCATGCCCAAGTGTTGAACCGCGTTTGCCCCGTCTTCAGCGTGGGGCCATGCCGTGCATACCAAAGGCTGCGTTGCGCGCCGCGACTGGCACGCCAAGCGTGCCCCACGGGTCCGCTGCCTGCACCTCGGTCTGCCAATACCCAAAAGCCGCCAGGGGACGTGAACTGCCGGAATCGGCTTCCGTGCATGGGAAGCGCGCTTGCCCCTCGACACTAAACCAAGAATCTAAGCTGGTTTAGAAGCTGCTGTCAAGAATCAACCGAGCGATGCTAGCAATTTCTCGCTTCGAAAAATCCGCAACCTTGACGGAATACGACCAAACTTGCGCGACCGCTCCAGCCGATATTAGGCGCACGTGAAAGAAGGGCGGGGCAACGGGCGCGCGAAAGGATTCCGCGCCACAACGGGTCGCGCCTGGGTGTGCCCCCGATGAAGCCAATGCATCTCTGACGTAAGGAAGCGTCTGCCATGGCACAACGCCGTCTGCGTGTTTACTACGGCCCTCAAACGGAACCGACCGCCTCGGTCACGGAAACCAGCGTCGCGCGCGAAACAGTGACAGTGCCGCTAGGCGACGTGTTGCGCCTTTTGGCCGACGCCGTCGAGAGCAATCGCACCTGGCTCCGCGACTTCGAGGACGATGAGATCACGATTTCTAGCGACCTCTACGAAGTCGTGCTCGCCTACCAGCACTTCCGCCGGCCATCGGCTTGACTTCACGCCGACGCATAAAAGTCGCACACCGCAGTGCAGTTTCGTATCTGCGGTTTCCAGCCGCAGGTTTCGGGAGCAAGATGCTCGCGCTACCACACGCCCAACGCGACGACCGACTCCGTAGTGCACGGTGTGCATGCCGATCGGTGGCACGCAGAGCGTGACCTCCGGCCAATTCCGCTACGCGCGATGCGCCCGAGTGGGCTATAATTAGGCTGAGTTTGCCGATTGGGCAGGCTCATGCGGCAATTAAGCCGCGGCGTCTTGAAAGGTCCTGCGCGTGAACGATAATCCATCGTCGTCGTTTTCACTATCCGATCCAACCCCCGATGCCGGATCGAACGGACTCCCCGCCCCGCTGCCGCGTCAGCGGATCGTCGATCTGATCGGCCAAATCAAAGAGTCGGCCGACAAGCTCGCGACCGACCAGACGACTCAAGGCGATTTGAAAATTTTGAGCCGCACGCTCCGCGAGCTGCGCTACGCCTTCAAGGTCTTCACCCCCTATCGCTCGCGGCGAAAAGTCACGATCTTCGGCTCCGCCCGGACGCGGCCGCACGACCCCAGCTATCAACAGGCAGTCGAGTTCGGTCGCAGCATGGCCCAGAATGGCTGGCTCGTCGTCACTGGGGCGGCCAGCGGGATTATGGAAGCCGGGCACGTTGGCGCGGGGCGCGAAAACTCGATGGGCCTGAACATCATGCTCCCCTTCGAGCAGCAGTCGAACGCGATCATCGCGGGCGACCCGAAGCTCGTGCACATGAAGTACTTCTTCACGCGCAAGCTGATGTTCGTCAAGGAGTGCGACGCAGTGTGCCTCTTGCCCGGCGGCTTCGGCACGCTCGATGAAGGCCTCGAAGTGTTGACGCTTCTGCAGACCGGCAAGCGGGAGTTGGTTCCCGTGGTGATGCTCGACGCGCCCGGCGGAGATTTCTGGCAGGAGTTCCAGCGATTTGTCGAGAAGCAGCTCCTGGCCCGCGAATTAATCTCGCCCGAAGACTTGCATCTCTACAAGCTCACGGATCGGCTGGACGTGGCGGTCGGTGAAATCCTTCAATTCTTCCGCGTCTATCACAGCATGCGGTACGTGAAGAACCGCCTCGTCTTCCGGCTCACCCAGCATCCCAGCGCCGAACTGGTCGAGTCGCTCAACCAACATTTCTCCGACATTCTGACCGACGGCCAATTCGAAGTGACGACCGCGCTGCGGGAAGAGCACGACGAACCGTCGGTCATCGCCCTGCCGCGGCTGGCCTTCCACTTCAACCGCCGCAACCTCGGCCGCCTCCGCCAGTTGATCGACTGCATCAACCGCGGGCGAGTGGAAACGCCGTAGAGTCAACAATTGACGGCCGCCGCGTGTTAAGATAGATGATTCCGACTGCAGTTCGATCGGCCTCATTCGACCGCGGCCAGAATGCCTCAACTCGACCCTGAAGCTGAAGCCCGCCAGCGGATCGACCGGCAGCTTGAACAATGCGGCTGGAGCGTGCAGGGTCGCCGCGAAATGAACATCTCGGCGGCGCCGGGCGTCGCGATCCGAGAGTTCTCGCTGACCACCGGCGAAGCGGATTACATGCTGTACGCCGACGGTCGAGCAATCGGCGTGGTCGAGGCCAAGCCCATCGGCCACACGCTCACCGGCGTCGAAACGCAGTCGGGCAAGTATCTCGACGGTCTGCCCGCCGGTCTGCCGAATTACCGCCTGCCGCTCCCCTTCGCCTACGAATCCACCGGCGAGGTCACGCAATTCACGAATGCCTTGGAGCCGAATGC
This genomic interval carries:
- a CDS encoding LOG family protein, which encodes MNDNPSSSFSLSDPTPDAGSNGLPAPLPRQRIVDLIGQIKESADKLATDQTTQGDLKILSRTLRELRYAFKVFTPYRSRRKVTIFGSARTRPHDPSYQQAVEFGRSMAQNGWLVVTGAASGIMEAGHVGAGRENSMGLNIMLPFEQQSNAIIAGDPKLVHMKYFFTRKLMFVKECDAVCLLPGGFGTLDEGLEVLTLLQTGKRELVPVVMLDAPGGDFWQEFQRFVEKQLLARELISPEDLHLYKLTDRLDVAVGEILQFFRVYHSMRYVKNRLVFRLTQHPSAELVESLNQHFSDILTDGQFEVTTALREEHDEPSVIALPRLAFHFNRRNLGRLRQLIDCINRGRVETP